The region AAAAATACCCTGGATTCGGAATGATTGAGGATGTAGGCTATCTCCTCCGAGGAATTGGTCGTATAGATGCCCACGGTAATACCTCCGAGGCATTGGGTGGCGATGTCACAATACAACCATTCCTTGTTATTACCGCTGATAATTGAAACGCACTGGCCTTTTTTTACCCCCAGGGCCAGCAGACCCATGGCGACCAGGCGCACATTTTCCCGGTATTGATTCCAGGAAATCTCCTTCCAAACGCCCAGCACCTTTTCGCGCATGGCCACCTGGTCTTGGAAACGCTTCACCTGGGCATGAAACAGCTTGGGCACCGTATTAAGCGAAGGGTCCGGGGAAGATTGGTTTGGCATAGAACTCCTCTTGAAATTAAAAAATGGATCCATTTCCAAAAAGTGTCGGCGCTGATAGAAGGATTCAAGGGGTCAAGGATTCGAGGATTCAAGCGAAACCCCAAACCCTATAAAAAATAAGATTAAACTAAGCCCAATGCGCTAACCATATGGTATTTTTCGCTTGACCCCTGGAATCCTTGAATCCTCGACCCCTTCCCCTCAACTAATCCGGGATCTTCGAAAATACCCATCCCGGCGTGATGGCATGCCAATCCCCTTCCTTGGCCTGAAACACTTTAACCGAATGTCCGCCGGCCCTTAAGTTCGGCCCCCAGGTAATGGGAGCCATGATGCCGTTATCGTATTTATTGAACCCCTCCAGGGCCTTGATCAGCCCTTGTCGGGTCAGATCTTTGCCAGCCCGCTTGAGCCCCTCCACCAGGGTGATGGCCGCCTGGTAGCCATAAATATTGTAGGAGTTTTCCAGAGTAGCCGTCTTGTACTTGGCGCAGTTTTTCTCGAACAACTGAACGGCCGGCGTCTTATCGCGGTAGGGATCGATCATGATATTGGTGGCATAGACCTTATTGTTATAGGTCAGGGCATCCCCGGCCAATTCCAGCACCTTTTTGTTCACCGAGGGGTTAGCATAAAAATAGGTCGGTTTGTATTGCAGGCGTTGGGCCTCTTTCATCAAGATGGCCGGTTCCCGGACCAGGGCCCAGATCAGGCAATGGGTGATCCCGCCCTCCTTACACTTGGCCATCTGGGAGCTGAAGTCGACCGCCCCTCTTTTGTAAGGCAGTTCCAATACCTCCAGACCATAATATTTGGCCCCCTGACGTACCCCGTTTCGCCAATCATGACCGGGCGTGTCATCCTGATAGATACAGGCGATCTTAGGCTTTTTTTCACCCATTTTTTCCACAATATATTCCAGGGCCAACTTACCCTGGGCCGTGTAGTGTGTATCGGCTAAAAACAGAAACTTGCGTGGAGGCACCCCCATATCCTGGTTCTGGGTAGCCGGGGTAACGATGGGAATACCGTCGGCTTCCATCAGGGGATACATGGCATTGACCTGGGCCGACCCCAGGATCATGAACATACTGAAAACCTTGTCCCGGGTGATCAATTTTTTTGCGCCCTGAACGGCCCGGGGTGGTT is a window of Deltaproteobacteria bacterium DNA encoding:
- a CDS encoding ABC transporter substrate-binding protein, with the translated sequence MILQKKKLTAVMAIACLLVLSVCFSYAEDGVSNTEIKIGTTTDLSGPIAFMGKGVTDGAKLYFQYINDQGGIYGRKINFLMEDDGYQPPRAVQGAKKLITRDKVFSMFMILGSAQVNAMYPLMEADGIPIVTPATQNQDMGVPPRKFLFLADTHYTAQGKLALEYIVEKMGEKKPKIACIYQDDTPGHDWRNGVRQGAKYYGLEVLELPYKRGAVDFSSQMAKCKEGGITHCLIWALVREPAILMKEAQRLQYKPTYFYANPSVNKKVLELAGDALTYNNKVYATNIMIDPYRDKTPAVQLFEKNCAKYKTATLENSYNIYGYQAAITLVEGLKRAGKDLTRQGLIKALEGFNKYDNGIMAPITWGPNLRAGGHSVKVFQAKEGDWHAITPGWVFSKIPD